Genomic DNA from Mixophyes fleayi isolate aMixFle1 chromosome 7, aMixFle1.hap1, whole genome shotgun sequence:
taatatatattatttatacaccaCCATCCATTTCCACTCATTGCATTGATCTTTCCTATGCCTCTCTCTGATTCTGGCAAAAGATTTTCTCCTGACTCACTCAGTAAAGGtcttctccatgtctctctctatTCTTAGGCAACATCCTCTTCTTGACTCTCACCGCACCCTGCAAAGATCTTCTCCTTGACTCTCCCCGCACCCTGCAAAGATCTTCTCCCTGACTCTCACCACACCCTGCAAAGATCTTCTCCTTGACTCTCTCCACACCCTGCAAGGATCTTCTCCCTGACTCTCCCCGCACTCTGCAAAGATCTTCTCCCTGACCTCTCCCCGCACCCTGCAAAGATCTTCTCCCTGACTCTCCCCGCACCCTGCAAAGATCTTTTCCCTGACTCTCCCCGCACCCTGCATAGATCTTCTCCCTGACTCTCTCTGCTCCCTGCACTGATCTTCTCCATCACTATCATTTAGGCCCCTCCTGAATAAAACTAATAGGAAATGAGGGTTCATCTTTGGATTGTGAATTGTCTAGATTTGGTAATTGGGTAGGTCCTAACACATGGATCAAGTGTTTTCCTTCAGGGGTGTTGGGAAGCAATATGCCTGTACCATACGAAATGCAATTGTTCTAAAAGGTAGCCACTTATTTTGAGATTCAATCTGGCCACACACAAGTGGCAAGATTGGACATATCCAATCTTTCATGATTCTGCGTTAGAACAGAATTAACCAACCTGCACATTGGAAAATTATTAACCTTCTAACACCTCTCTAGAGATCTACAGGACAAAGCCCAGCCTCATTGGCTCTGTGAGAGTTAGATCCTGATACAGCTGGTTGAACTTGTTTAGAATACACAGACATTGTGATGTGATGGGCTCTGCCACCTCGTCCCAAAACGCTTTTAATTgttttgctggttttcagcaacttgtggTCACTGACTAGTCATAATGACGCCTCTCTGCAAAACCAGCCACTCGCTGACTGCACATCAATATGATATCTCCATTTACAGAAGGGTAatcactgccaccaccaggctccttcactggcacctggaaCTGCTCACACTTCTTGGGCAATCTGTATCTGGGCAGCACCTCTTTACTGGATGCTCTAGCTGAATCCTTCCTGACTACTTACTGTGGACCAGGACTGTTGGGTAACTGGCAGAGTGTTCAGTCAGGAATGCTGAGCTCAACTGATGACGGTCGGTGGATGGATAATAGTGTTATCCTTTATCTGGTAGTCACAGGAACACAACAGTGCAGGGACATATGTAGTCAAAGGAACAAGCAGGATCTAATAGTAGTTGCGTTTATTCGGTAAGCTCTTATAAGAGTTCCAATGCAATGCAAATATATCATGAtttcttttatacagttttttttttttacacaggtcCGAGGGTGGAGACCAGTAGCATGCCCCCTTAGCCAATCCGTGCTGACTCTCTTATTTGTCCACAAGGATCAGTCTGGACAGGGGTATGTGTCTGCTCCCTGTCCCTGTTCAGCCGGAAGCCAGCGGGCTCAGCCCCCTCTGGGCACCTGCAACACTTATTTTGGGATGGGAGATCTAATCTTTATCATCTATCTTAAATAATTTCCTGCCGGATATGAATCCCTGCTTAATTCCACCTAACTTCCTGCTCTGGgattttattttgatattattatttaGTTGAAAAGTGTAAGCGGTTACCTTTTATTTATTGGCTGTTGTTGCACAGTCACATACCTTTGCGCATGAACGTGGAGATGGACGTATCAAATAACGATGTTGGGAGGACACCATAATTGACCATTGGGTTCACCTTCATTGAACTGAAGGAAGTGTGGTGCTGGATCTTCTGTAGAGCTTCTTCAGAAAGATCCTTACCCAAGAATGTCATCACTCTCTGTATCTCACGCTGGGGATCCTGTTGAAGGAATAGCACCGGGTGAAATGTTTTAGAACCGTAAATGACTAAATATAACCGGACACAGACATCTCCATTACCTCGATCATGTCCTCATAGAAGACGTAGAGTATCTGATGCTTGTCTTGTGATTTCCACCATCCAATGACATGATCAAACCAGCTTCCCCAGGAAACTAAGAGAAGAAAACAGTGTtataacagagcacaggaccttTCTATAAAGAGGCCCCTGTGATTAATAGCTTGAGCAGCTTATTTCCCCAAGAAGGAGTCAAGAGAAATGTGCACTTCTACACTAAACTAACAAAGTAATGGTTACACCAAGGCAGAAATAGTTTTGATGcttagaaataaaattaaagattAAGTAATATGTGGATCAGTTATTTCCCGAATTTTAAGTGTCACTTAGTAAAAATCAGTAAAACCCCATAGAGCTCACCAAGGATGGCTAAGATATGATAGTTAGTGATATCTGCGATAGTTGAGCTGACCCACCATTTCCAGACAGGAACATTGAAAAGAAATTCTCCCAGGTGCCGGGGTCTGGCATGGTGTTGTCCATCTTGTGGAAGTAATAATAGGAGACCATACAGTCTTTAGGATTCCTCGCCACATATACAATCTGCCAGAGCATTATACAAGATTAATATGTACACTTTATACCAGAAATCCAAATCATTATAATTACAACTTGAGCTTGAGCAATCGAACTAGTATACATGTAATTGTTTAAGGATGCACAACTCCCGACATTCAAacatgcaaaattgtgacaaaataACCCACTTTGTAAACACAAGACCCAACCCTTATAGGGTTTCAGTTTTGTGACTGTCTCAACgaaatagggagagttggaagGTATGGTTAAGGGTtgattaattataataaatagaaaatgCTATCTGTTTACAATAACATACATATGAACTAGAAAAATAAACTGGCCCAGAATTCCGTGGAGCGTTGTCCTAAGGTTCCAACTACTTGTTAATGGCTACTGGTACAAGGCACCCTCACATACATTTATACTAATAGGCTACTAACTGAAGGATCACATAGAACACATGTAATTACCAACAGCCTACAGTCTGAAACTAGTGCAATGTTTGTAACTAGCAACTTCCTAGAGCCACAAATTagtgctgtacctgcaattaaAAGCTGCCTGGAGCCAGAAGCTAGCagtgtacctgtaattaccaacttcctggaaacagaaactagcactgtacctgtaattaccaacttcCTGGAGACCGAAACTAGTGCTGTACCTTCTATTGCCAACTTCCTAGAGACAGAATCTAgtgctgtacctgtaattaccagctgcctggagccagaaactagcactgtacctgtaattaccaacttcctggaaacagaaactagcactgtacctgtaattaccaacttcCTGGAAACAGAAACTAGTGCTGCACCTGTAATTACCAACCTCCTGGAAACAGAAACTAGTGCTGTACTTGCTATTACCAACTGTCAATGACGTGAATGAGGGTAAACTAGGTAGTATTGTAGGTGGAAAATATAAAAGTTAAAATTTGTAAATCTGGGGTGCTCCAAAAGCGGTattaggttggactttgatgtgacattttttactgttttttaccTGAGTATCTGTCAATGTATGTGCAGATTGGTCTAGATAGGGAGGGAGTGTGCCTCTTAAAATGCGTGCGATGGAAAAGTAAGTGTATTTATAAGGAAGCAGCGTGGTTCCGCATTTACCGTGGTTCATAGATGATCCTCTCTGTTCCAAATACGGAGTCCGACAAACTGAATTGTGTGAGACCACCCTATCCATTCTGTGTCCTGTCTTTCACTCACCTTGACGTTCTTCTCCCAGAAGGACGGTGGCATCAGGTGTACGGGCAAATGAGTTTTAAGCAGACGGGGACTCGGCATGGAATTAGCAACCTCCAGAGCTAGAAAACATGATATTTAGTTATTATTCTGCAGAACATACATGACACATATATGCAGTATATAGAGTATGGGACAATGTAACCGCATGTTTAGATAAGCATATTAGAACTGAACATTACTCTACCGGCTGCCATGTATGCCAAATTCACCTTTTCTGTTAGGCTCCATGATTTTGGTAGCCGCATACAGGCACACCCTCTGGGGGCTACAGGTAGTACTACAGTAAGGGGCCTGGGATCACCAGGTGGCCTGATGCCCATGTTCTTTCTGTGTGACCAAGGGGAAATACCCTTGGCCCACAATGACTTTTAACCTGCTTCCTCTCCAGTCAAGTGATGGTGTGACCTCACATCACACTCATCTTCCTGCCGCCGCTGTACAGTGAGAAAGGAGCACACTGCAATCAAACACAGTGTGAGACAGTTTGCATTACAATTTTCCTTGGATCTCTCCAGCGACAGTCTGTAAGTTTAAATGGGTGTGTTGAAGGGGCTGGCCTGTGGGGGATGTCTGATGGGCATATTAATGGCATGTGGCAAGCTTTGAtaggcatgtaaagggcatgtgggaaggtctgatgggcatgtggggaggtctgagtggccaGTAGGGTAGATTTAGATTATGTGAGATATAAGAGAGCTTGTGGGAGTCTGAGGACATGGTTTGTGTTTTATGGTAAGTGGGGTCTGAAggcatgtggggctattttggaCCACGTGAGAAGTTTGAGTGGCAGGTGgcggaattttggagcaagtgaggggcatgtgggggctTTTTGGGATCAGTTATGTGGGTGTACTGAAGTTGTTCTTGGGATAATGTGTGCCACTTTTGCAGGTTGGTTGTATGTATTACATACTACGTGACCTAGGTTATGTTTTGTGTTCACTTACTGATTGGCTTTTCATTTCATATAcctatacatttttcaaacaagcccctacattccaggatccagacaagaaaccaggTGGCTGTGAATACTGCTATAATAGATAGGAGAGAATAACACAGTTCACCAATGGGGAGTGGCTTATCATATGCTTGTTCCATGCGGATGGCTCCACCTCTGTGTCCAACGGGTCTGGGGAAATGGGTGTCAACCATGGGGAGGAGGGGTGctttttcatttgtactgggccccatattTTCTGATGACAGCCCTCCCAGCATACATATTTCTAGTTTTATTattccataaaatacatacagGTAGTGAACACAAAAATGGAAACACTAATGTAAGTCACTTAATAGGGTGTTAGACCAATACATGTAGCCAGTTTGGCCTCTATGCCCTCATGCCATGTTGGGGCAATGTGTCCCATCACAGAGCCACCAGAAAACACTGTCTGTACACCATTGAACTAACGATCATGCATTACCAGGTCTGATGAGCGGTTTATGCACTGCTACCTAACTATGGTATCCTGCTTTGTGGCATTCTACATGGACTAATTTGAAAGAAACTGGCTGCTGGTGCCAATGGTTGATATTTGCGGTCAATCAATCTGCAGTTTTGCCTTGCACTACTGAATGGGTGGATGTCACGGTCCTGGACTATGCCCTTTGCCACCCTGTTGCTATTTACTGATTATCGTTTCTCTCGGGGGTTCTATGCTGATATCACCTAAGACACGGTTGCAAGTTGAGCTGTCTTGGTCAAGAAACTTCTGATAAATACGCCCCAACAATCACTCCATTTTTAAAGCAACTGAGGTCTTAATAATGGGCAACCAAGACAGCCCAGCATTTTATACATGACCCTGAGCATGCTAGGATATTACTTGTTTCATTAACACACAACCCACATCTATAAAAGAGTTTTTGCTTCCAATATGCTTGTTGTCCCTCATTTACCTagttggtttaattttttttgtccactacctgtgTGCATTCCCAGCTTGCTTTACTGTGAAGCATGTGTTTTATAAAGCACTTACATGTGTATGCCATCTCTAGAAATGGCACCCTCACAAAGCAGGGGGCTCGCATGCTCTTCTCTATGGACCCATCCTGAAGTATCATGTCCAAAATCTCCTGTGTCCACGTGGTGCCTGTCAAGAGATCATATAGAGCATCAAACTATATTTTCAGACTCTTTCAGCAATTTGTTCTATTCAATACTCTTACCGCTAAATATCCTTCCCAATGCTATAAAACGTCTCTCACCTGATTTGGGATATGACGCAACCACAATGTCACCATCTCGAGCCTGGAAGTTGTATATTGTGTCCCATACATCACTGATGCTCTGGAGCATTGGGACCCCCTCAACTTCAATAATCGTAGTGTCGCAGTTGCCCATTTCCTGCATGATTTTCTCTGTTATATGTGCATCCATTCTAAGTTAAAAAACCAaaagtcatcaccatcatcatcactatcatcatcaccatcaccatcatgattatcatcatcatcatcatcaccatcatcattatcatcaccatcattatcaccatcatcattatcatcatcactatcaccatcatcatcattatcatcaccatcatcactatcatcatcatcatcaccatcatgattatcatcatcatcatcatcatcaccatcatcattatcaccatcatcattatcatcatcactatcaccatcatcatcatcattatcatcatcatcatcactatcatcatcaccaccattatcaccaccatcatcattatcattaccatcatcatcatcattatcatcatcatcaccaccatcattatcatcatcactatcatcatcattaccatcatcatcatcattatcatcatcatcatcactatcatcatcaccaccatcatcatcatcattatcatcaccatcatcattatcattaccatcatcagCACCAGCATCACCAGTACCaggatcatcatcataatcatcaccactatcatcatcatcaccctcatcaccaccatcatcatcatcaacggcATTACCAGCACCATCACAAtcaccaccattatcatcatcatcatcatcatcatcatcaccactaccatcatcatcaccatcatcatcatcaacggcATTACCAGCACCATCACAATTgatcatcataaccatcatcaaCACAATCATCTTCCATCTGCAATGTCATGTGACTACTTCTTTTAGAACAAAACCTCTTGGTGCCAATCAGAGGAACATCCTAACATGTGCCTCACTCTTTAAGTTAACATCAGTAGTGATAATTGCTGGTTCAACGATATGCgataatgatgactatcagcagcgctatgtagcctcttctgattggctgattgactCATCCAGCTAATAGCACATAAATCATTAGCATTGTGGCTATAATTATATCAGGTTATGGCTCTCTTTTTTTACGCacatcttttacatacattcaaaGCACAAATACGTTCACCTCTCCATTGAGCCCAATGTGTGCACTTTAATGCATAGTCTCTCTAATATCCAGCCTATGCTCTTTTTCATGTATTTTCACCTGAGGTTTGGAAGAGATACAATTAATTGCAGCAAACCTGTTCTGTTAGTTTAGGCAAACTGTTTTAATTAATCTTCTTAGTGGGATATAGTGATGGAAATGGTGTTATAACTGTAAACTGGATTAAGTAGAGAGCTATGGACagataatatcatacttgcctacttttaggatCCCAGAGGGAAGGGAAGGTCATGTGACAATTGCAGGAGGGGGAGTGGCGATGCCATCGCGTGGTCCCTGTTATGTATGAAATGCCGACATTCACTGCATTGCTTAGCTGGGCGGCTTAATGGCGCGGtcgcgtcactaagccccgcctccacaagGATGTGGGAGGTTGGTTACTCTtatgggagtccaggaggactctctGAAATTCGGTAGCCTctcggaaattccaggagagtaggcaagtatgaataatataGGTACATATCACTGCCTTTCATATTCCTTGGACTtaagttaatattattttacagagCATTTTAAATTCAAACATTGACATCAACTTCATAAAATACAGTGGGCCTTatccatcaaggcacgcatactgagcgcaatgtgcgtttgttgtAAAACGCACGTATATTGGGTATACGTAAGTCCAACAATgatcagatctgaagatacgtgtggtgatgaatacgggtctaggtgcgctctgatctactagacaggacactgcaggatccGTCCAATACCcacgtggaatataaagtcataaAAGAACGAACCGGAAAAAaacttcaattaatgtcacctgttaataataataaagccattagggaaaaaacataaaaaataagtgtttttaaaaaacaataaaaaatgttttcccatgaaacacatttattagggtgttattgatgtttactgtacataaaattattttttaaagatgcTGCTGATTCCATACACCTGTTATAACCTGCGTACACAGCTATTATTAATGTGAATGCCACTTAGACTAGatttgtagctggtgcaagagatacagctgtAAAACACATACCTGAGAGGTGCTCAGAGCTTGAATGGGACGCGGCTGTGTACGCTCGTGATTGGCTCACCCTTGCTGAACATTGCCTACATACATACGCCCCTTCCCCGGTCTGTTCCCTCCCTAAaaccgtaggctgtagtaagggttctttgtgctcgaagatgaattgaatgtgtcAGTGGTCAGTGACGTATTGTCCGTTTTTGGACATGCGCAGTGATTTTGCGGATTGTgcgtttacgttccttgatgaaccaAGCCCAGTATGGTCACTGTGCATCATACAtgaagaggaggaagatggaGTAAAGTATATATACGTCAGATACTACAGAATTGGTAAGAAACTTACTGAATTATGATACAATATTGGGGTGTCTGTGATGGATCCCCTGGTTTTGAATCCAGACAGTTTTATGATATGTTGAATTCTGAAGAGCCAGGCTGGATATAGCCACAACGACTTCTATATTGCTGGTATGACAGAGGTTTTATTTCTGACACGCctgtaatttacattttatattttaaatgtgaaaCAGATGGCTGCGCTGTACAAATTCCTGGAATTCCCTGCTGCCAGGTCCGGTTACTGCCTGGTTAAATCTATAAACACACTGAGAGGCCCAGAATTTCCTGGGAGAGTAAGCTAATTTGGGATCAGCCATTTTCCAATAGACCCCGTTCCTCTAAGGGTCAGAGAATCAGCACTCATGGGAACTCATGGGAATTATACCTTTACTGTGGGTCCCATCACAGAATACCTCATGACATTTGTGTTTCAGTAGTTGGGACAGAGGACCTGACTCTCAAGTCTGGAAGCACAATGGGCACAATTTCGGTGTTTAAATAGAACATGCAACTTTTGCGTATTCAAATCCAAAAGTTTCTTGAGATACATTACTATTCTAATGAATAGGAGCGGATACACGTTCTATAAACAGCATAGACACACAATTACAGGCGGAAGCAGTTGCACTATGATTACTACATGCAGATTTTCAATAAATTCACATCAGAACGAACATAGTTTTTATATGATCAAAAGTTAAATAACAACTGGTagcaatataataacaaaacgataaaacaaaaacaagagcaaagttaagtataattttttgaatataatccatatatttgAGTTTTATCTTCATCTATGTTCTAAATatctaactaaataaataaatctttaatgCTTACAGTTGTTGTGTGGTAGCTACTGAGATGCATGCCtataaacaaagactatgccatgttgGTCATCCCTATCGTCcgacacttacacctgtcctttaGCTGGTGGAAAAGATACGACTGAAAACAAGCACGTCCGCACTTGAATCAGGTCCTGCTCCGCGCAAGGTAAAAAGCGGGCGAGCTGGACAGCACCTGAAAAATGGTGCCCTAGGAGCGGAATGGACACCAAGGGGGATATtaactaaacggcaggtttgaaaaagtggagatgttgccaatagcaaccaatcagattctagctgtcattttgtagactgtagtaaataataactaaaatctgattagttgctatagacaacacctccactttttcaaacccgctgtttaataaatataccccgtgGGGTGCTTCCACCAGCCCTGTCTAGAAGATTTCCACAAACCATAGTGCCCCAAAGCAACTAGCACACAAAATGTCAACCTACGGCACAAACTAGGCTGAGCGGCATTATAATGCATAAAAACCTTTTCAGTGTAGTTGTCCTGGATCCCAGAGTGGAGACAGTTCTGCCAGAAGGGTTCAGAAGaaatacagtacagtcaataaaGCTGGGGCAATGTGCAGCGCAGAGAACTCAAGACGTATTTGGCCCTGAGGGTTCATTTGGGGCCATGTCTGTCTGAAGTCCCTATTTATAAATGTGGAATTGCTGATATCACGAATGATGCATTGTACATGAGCATGGAggtgaggggggagggagagtgtACAGCGCAGGTGTAATGAATGCACCATGTATTTACCAAGTGATGCATGATCACATGTAAGAGTAAACAGCTTTCAGAGACCTGTGCTCCTGGTAACAAAGTGTAAGGGCCGGGAAGGAGATCCTGAAGTGAACATGTGgttaaatattaacatttaattagGATTTCAGATTAAGCTGATGTTGTCTGCTTTATACTTCACATACTTGTCCTATTTAAGGTGGTTGTATTTtggttttaatgtaatttttagtcTTTGCTTTTGTGATGATTTTTATTCCTCCAAGGGTCGTGAAGCTGTGTGCTGTGAGGTGGAAGCCGTATACTGGAGTTAAGGTAACTCTCAGTGCAGGAGTAGCTGAGACAAGTCAGACACCACCTGTGTCACTCACCTGCCCACTTTCCCTGATTCCCAGAGTCCTTCTTGTCTTCGGTTTATGTTTTTCTCCAAGTTGCAAGTCCTCTGTTCTATAACAAGCACTTCCAGATCTCTTTAACACAGTGTCTTTGTACTCTTACTAATAGAGAGCTTCAAGCATTGCCCTCCTCCATCAACAACACCTACCTCTGACGTATAGTttaatatacagacataggagGGTGCATGCCACACATAAATGAAAGTGTTAGACTCCAGGAGGGCTGACGGTGTAGAGATGGGAAACTATATCCGTGATTCTTTGTCAGAGTGAAGGTGTTTGAATAGACTGTAGGACCAGTTAGAAAGATTAAAAAGCTGAGCTGAGCTGAGGATAGAAAAACACAAGGAAACTAAATCTAATTCTCATAGGAGGTAGGAAACAATGGTTTTTGGGAAAAACGAGCAGACTCAGATGAGCGAAGATAAAGTTGTATTTCTGGTTAAGCAGAAGGAGGCAACAACAAGAATCCACACGTGCAAAGTCTCTGGATGAGGAGAGAGAAGAACACACTAGAAGTAAAAATTTAGATATATAACTAAAAGGAGCAGGAAAGGGATTTCTGTTAAGTAACGGGAATATTGATGCAAAGGAGCTAGACATAGGTCCATTTACAGAGGACATAATCCTGGCAGAACTCTCATAAGTCAACTGAGATGCATCCAATAATACTAAAGTAGTTTAAAGGGAGTTGGATATGCTATTAACTGAATTATTCAACAGTCACTATAACAGGAGTAGTCCCAGTGGACTGGAAAAGAGAGAAGTCCTGGAAGTAGTCTGTAACTACAGAGCAGTGAACCTGACATCGGTAGTGGGGAAATGAATGGAAACACTACTGAAAGAAAGGATTGTAGAATATCTCAAGTCCAGAAACTCACAGGTTCCCaatcagcatggatttactggggggagatcatgtcaaacaaatctgaaTGATTTGTTTTGGGTGGCTGAGGTAATAGACCATGGTGGAACCATGAATGTCGAAGGCTGATAAATAAATTGGAATGTTTGGGATAGGATTGGGAGGTGGATGAGTGGGTTAGAGGATAGACAACTTGTAGTACATGGAATGTATTCAGAAGAGGGAGAGGTTACCAATGTAGGACCCTTAGGATCTGTACTTCTAGCAGTTTGTTTTGATgcctttattggtgacattaatACAAGTGTTCCGTCTGGGTAGCGTTGCCTTGCCAGATTATTGGCTCTAATTGATCAGTGTTTCGCATATCTGTTCTTGCTTCTAGGTGCACCATTTGGCCACTATATGATCACTGCCTGTATACTTGCTACCTGTTGCAATCACCACTTACTCATTAATGACCATTGCTCCAGTTTGACAAATTACCTTGTATTCTTGTTGGTATTGGCTCTGGCCTTCCCAttgcgcagagtctaacggatcccccggtcttctccaagaaccgctgtAAGgcagcaggtcgcggcccctaggttagcccaccgaCGTGATAGCTAGGTAGTTTGAGGATGAACGCTTCCGAGAACAGGGTTTAAGGCCACGTCAAGCTGGGTAATTAGCAGAGCCTATCTGCACAGAGATGAgagccagacgtaccttgctgcTCCAGAAGAAAGGCACGAGGAGGCTAACACAAGAagagtcaggaactgtagctgtaggtcggtacacagtaggtcagccGGTGCGTatagccagggattcagcaggagaatggttaatcagacaagctgggtcggtacacagtagatgaGAAGGAATTCACAAGAAGAAATGCACTGGGGACACACAGGGATCAGAAACAGCCAGGACACTAAGatcacttgttgctctgacataggagagtgtcagagtgaggcaTAAG
This window encodes:
- the LOC142097281 gene encoding sulfotransferase 1C1-like, producing the protein MDAHITEKIMQEMGNCDTTIIEVEGVPMLQSISDVWDTIYNFQARDGDIVVASYPKSGTTWTQEILDMILQDGSIEKSMRAPCFVRVPFLEMAYTSLEVANSMPSPRLLKTHLPVHLMPPSFWEKNVKIVYVARNPKDCMVSYYYFHKMDNTMPDPGTWENFFSMFLSGNVSWGSWFDHVIGWWKSQDKHQILYVFYEDMIEDPQREIQRVMTFLGKDLSEEALQKIQHHTSFSSMKVNPMVNYGVLPTSLFDTSISTFMRKGTVGDWKNHFLVSQNILFDEEYKKKMDGSGLSFRTEL